A window of the Rhodoferax sp. GW822-FHT02A01 genome harbors these coding sequences:
- the hutH gene encoding histidine ammonia-lyase: protein MSKIILNPGHVTLEQLQAIHSDVCQLELPEAARGVVRAAHALVKAAADGDAPVYGVNTGFGKLANKRIDKHQLDALQRNLIRSHSVGVGEPLAAPIMRLMMATKAASLARGYSGCREVVIDTLLAVHNAGLVPYVPSQGSVGASGDLAPLSHMTLALMGEGDMLVDGVRVPALQALQQAGITPLTLEAKEGLALINGTQTSTALALHAFLSFEPVLEAALVIGALTLDAARGSDGPFDPRIHAVRGQPGQIDVAQYYRALLQGSAIRQSHAEGDDRVQDPYCLRCQPQVVGACLDQMRHAARILLIEANAVTDNPLVFADNGAMISGGNFHAEPVALAADGMALAIAEVGAIAERRIAMLIDSGVSRLPPFLTPDAGLNSGFMIAHVTAASLASENKSMAHPASVDSLPTSANQEDHVSMATFAARRLQGMISNTANILGIELLAAAQGIEFLRPLRSSDALEAVHALLRKDIPAHNVDRYLAPDIAHATQLVRDGSVAHVLRGLTGLPTLWVPV, encoded by the coding sequence ATGAGCAAAATAATTCTGAACCCCGGCCACGTCACGTTGGAGCAGTTGCAGGCTATTCACTCGGATGTCTGCCAGCTGGAATTGCCGGAAGCGGCACGCGGCGTGGTGCGCGCTGCGCATGCCTTGGTCAAGGCTGCAGCCGATGGAGACGCGCCGGTCTACGGCGTCAACACCGGCTTCGGCAAGCTGGCCAACAAGCGTATCGACAAGCACCAGCTCGACGCCCTGCAGCGCAACCTGATCCGCTCCCACAGCGTGGGCGTGGGCGAACCGCTGGCTGCGCCCATCATGCGCCTGATGATGGCCACCAAGGCGGCCAGCCTGGCGCGTGGCTACTCCGGTTGCCGCGAGGTGGTGATCGACACCCTGCTGGCGGTGCACAACGCAGGCCTGGTGCCCTATGTGCCTTCGCAGGGCTCGGTGGGTGCGTCGGGTGACCTGGCGCCCTTGTCGCATATGACGCTGGCACTGATGGGCGAGGGCGATATGCTGGTAGACGGCGTGCGCGTGCCGGCTCTGCAAGCCTTGCAGCAGGCGGGCATCACCCCGCTGACGCTGGAAGCCAAGGAAGGGCTGGCGCTCATCAACGGCACCCAGACTTCCACGGCGCTGGCACTGCATGCCTTCCTGAGTTTTGAGCCGGTGCTGGAAGCGGCACTGGTCATCGGCGCACTCACGCTGGATGCGGCGCGTGGCAGCGATGGTCCGTTCGATCCGCGCATCCACGCGGTGCGTGGCCAGCCCGGCCAGATCGATGTGGCGCAGTACTACCGTGCGCTGCTCCAGGGCAGCGCCATTCGCCAGTCGCATGCCGAAGGCGATGACCGCGTGCAGGACCCGTACTGCCTGCGTTGCCAGCCGCAGGTGGTGGGCGCCTGCCTGGACCAGATGCGCCATGCGGCGCGCATCCTGCTGATCGAGGCCAATGCGGTCACCGACAACCCGCTGGTCTTCGCAGACAACGGTGCGATGATCAGCGGCGGTAACTTCCACGCCGAGCCGGTGGCGCTGGCCGCCGATGGCATGGCGCTGGCCATTGCCGAAGTGGGCGCCATCGCCGAGCGGCGCATTGCCATGCTGATCGACAGCGGCGTATCGCGCCTGCCGCCTTTCCTCACACCCGACGCGGGCCTCAACAGCGGCTTCATGATTGCGCACGTGACGGCTGCTTCGCTGGCTTCCGAAAACAAGTCCATGGCCCATCCAGCCAGTGTGGACAGCCTGCCCACCAGCGCCAACCAGGAAGACCATGTGTCCATGGCCACGTTTGCAGCGCGCCGCCTGCAGGGCATGATCAGCAACACCGCCAACATCCTTGGCATCGAGCTGCTGGCGGCTGCACAGGGCATCGAATTCCTGCGCCCGCTGCGCAGTTCGGATGCGCTGGAAGCCGTGCACGCCTTGTTGCGCAAGGATATTCCTGCCCATAACGTGGACCGCTATCTGGCGCCGGACATCGCCCATGCGACGCAGCTGGTGCGCGATGGCTCGGTGGCCCATGTACTGCGGGGCCTGACGGGCTTGCCTACGCTGTGGGTTCCGGTCTGA
- a CDS encoding LysR family transcriptional regulator, producing MELLPHLRPLRALVAVVQAGSSQRAATLLHVAQSSVARAVQQLELAMGGALLLRSGRGMQPNALGQRLALRAQRALELLAAADCHKRRPSTISWTDSPLALGLSQRHVQTLLALQQSGSEGKAAQALGLSQSAVHQSLSQLEHLAGSTLFVRTRGGLRLDEAGANLLRAVQLALAELRQAEDEWPQVHGRLQGRLVIGTLPFSTTMLLAPAVSRVLDVQADVQVAIVDGTFDALVQQLRSAQIDCIVGALRPTSPAADVQQEVLFEDRLSVVARRDHPLAQRRTLQWRHLAQAQWVMPMPQTPAAAAFAQMLQSAGMPAPPDALHVNSALMMLAFLAEGDRLALMSPRQVARELEQGQLVELPLLVRHTPRRIGVMLRAGYLPTPAAAQLLDALRAAAATL from the coding sequence ATGGAATTGCTGCCCCACCTCCGCCCCTTGCGCGCCCTGGTTGCCGTGGTGCAGGCTGGCAGCAGCCAGCGGGCTGCCACGCTGTTGCATGTGGCGCAGTCATCGGTGGCGCGCGCCGTGCAGCAACTGGAGTTGGCCATGGGCGGCGCACTGCTGCTGCGCAGCGGACGCGGCATGCAGCCCAATGCGCTGGGCCAGCGGCTGGCGCTGCGGGCGCAGCGTGCCCTGGAATTGTTGGCAGCAGCCGATTGCCACAAGCGTCGCCCTTCCACCATCTCTTGGACGGACAGCCCCCTGGCGCTGGGGCTTTCGCAGCGCCATGTGCAGACCCTGTTGGCGCTGCAGCAGTCTGGCAGCGAGGGCAAGGCGGCTCAGGCGCTGGGCTTGAGCCAGTCGGCGGTGCACCAATCCTTGAGCCAGTTGGAGCATCTGGCTGGCAGCACGCTGTTTGTGCGCACACGCGGCGGTCTGCGGCTGGACGAGGCCGGTGCAAACCTGCTGCGGGCCGTGCAGCTGGCACTGGCCGAATTGCGCCAAGCCGAAGATGAGTGGCCGCAAGTGCACGGGCGGTTGCAGGGCCGCCTGGTCATCGGCACGTTGCCGTTCTCCACCACCATGCTGCTGGCGCCTGCGGTCAGCCGCGTGCTCGATGTGCAGGCGGATGTGCAGGTCGCCATCGTGGACGGCACCTTCGACGCTTTGGTGCAGCAGCTGCGCAGTGCGCAGATCGATTGCATTGTGGGCGCCTTGCGTCCCACGTCCCCCGCCGCCGATGTGCAGCAGGAAGTGCTGTTTGAAGACCGTCTGTCCGTGGTGGCCCGACGGGACCATCCGTTGGCACAGCGTCGCACCTTGCAATGGCGTCATCTTGCCCAGGCGCAATGGGTCATGCCCATGCCCCAGACCCCGGCTGCAGCCGCGTTTGCGCAGATGCTCCAGTCGGCCGGCATGCCAGCACCGCCGGATGCATTGCACGTCAACAGTGCCTTGATGATGTTGGCCTTTCTGGCCGAGGGTGACCGGCTGGCCCTGATGTCGCCCCGCCAGGTTGCGCGCGAGCTGGAGCAAGGGCAGCTGGTGGAGCTGCCGCTGCTGGTGCGGCACACGCCGCGCCGCATCGGGGTGATGCTGCGCGCGGGCTACCTGCCCACACCGGCCGCTGCGCAGTTGCTGGACGCCCTGCGCGCTGCGGCCGCGACGTTGTAG
- a CDS encoding alpha/beta hydrolase translates to MAKMTLAMLPGLMCDAAVWSPLYPHLGRTVSPWVPDYGDLDDLGAMADRVLQQVPSERFALAGHSMGGRVALEVVRKAPHRVTHLALMDTGYLARPAGAAGEQEAQKRHALLQIAKTEGVRAMAQTWVQGMVHPARLQDSALLESVLAMFARKTADIFASQIAALLARPDASPVLSAWNKPTLLLCGAQDEWSPPTQHAAMQALLPDALLAVVEHAGHMAPMERPVAVAQRLSDYLQRGEGGA, encoded by the coding sequence ATGGCCAAAATGACTTTGGCCATGCTGCCTGGCCTGATGTGCGATGCAGCCGTGTGGTCGCCGCTCTATCCCCATCTGGGGCGGACCGTTTCCCCCTGGGTGCCCGACTATGGCGATCTGGATGACCTGGGCGCCATGGCAGACCGCGTACTGCAGCAGGTGCCCAGCGAACGCTTTGCGCTGGCGGGCCACTCCATGGGCGGCCGGGTGGCATTGGAAGTGGTGCGCAAGGCGCCGCACCGCGTCACCCACCTGGCGCTGATGGATACCGGCTACCTGGCACGGCCCGCTGGTGCTGCGGGCGAGCAGGAGGCACAAAAACGCCATGCCTTGTTGCAAATTGCCAAAACCGAAGGCGTGCGCGCCATGGCGCAGACCTGGGTGCAGGGCATGGTGCATCCGGCGCGGCTACAGGACTCTGCGCTGCTGGAGAGTGTGCTGGCCATGTTTGCGCGCAAGACGGCGGACATCTTTGCCAGCCAGATTGCGGCCCTGTTGGCGCGCCCCGATGCATCGCCTGTGCTGAGTGCCTGGAACAAGCCGACGTTGCTCCTGTGCGGCGCCCAGGATGAATGGTCACCCCCGACCCAGCATGCCGCCATGCAGGCGCTGCTGCCCGATGCATTGCTGGCGGTGGTGGAACATGCCGGGCATATGGCACCGATGGAGCGGCCCGTGGCGGTTGCACAGCGCTTGTCCGACTATCTGCAACGCGGGGAGGGCGGAGCATGA
- a CDS encoding GntR family transcriptional regulator, with amino-acid sequence MTSATEISDRIIEAVMAQKLAPGARLGEQQLAMLFDCSRTIVREALTRLAARGIVTVSSRRGWYLIEPSLDEAREAFEARRVIEMGLIRCTTSVSKPAIKLLKSHLAKEKAAIKGDDVGLRSFLLGDFHVCLAECLGNTLLADTLRDFTARTTLIAMLYQSSHDAAHSCAEHAEIVAALERGEWAKAEQIMQRHIGNVQDALKLQPPGGDPLAELRKALKPLKEGGGDGSMESVAQPLHTRSASKPSDDSSTYLRSLL; translated from the coding sequence ATGACAAGTGCAACCGAAATCAGTGATCGCATCATCGAGGCCGTGATGGCCCAGAAACTCGCACCGGGCGCGCGCCTGGGCGAGCAGCAACTGGCCATGCTGTTTGATTGCAGCCGTACCATCGTGCGCGAGGCGCTGACGCGTCTGGCCGCACGCGGCATCGTCACCGTCAGCAGCCGACGTGGCTGGTACCTGATCGAGCCCTCGCTGGATGAGGCTCGCGAAGCTTTCGAGGCAAGGCGGGTGATCGAGATGGGCCTGATCCGATGCACCACTTCGGTGAGCAAGCCGGCCATCAAGCTGCTCAAGAGCCACCTTGCCAAGGAGAAGGCCGCCATCAAGGGGGATGACGTGGGCTTGCGCAGCTTTCTGCTGGGGGACTTCCATGTGTGCCTGGCCGAATGCCTGGGCAACACCCTGTTGGCGGACACGCTGCGTGACTTCACGGCGCGCACTACCCTGATTGCCATGCTCTACCAGTCTTCCCACGACGCCGCGCACTCCTGCGCCGAGCATGCGGAAATCGTGGCTGCACTGGAACGGGGCGAATGGGCCAAAGCGGAGCAGATCATGCAGCGCCATATTGGCAATGTGCAGGACGCGCTCAAGCTGCAGCCCCCGGGCGGGGATCCGCTGGCCGAGCTGCGCAAGGCGCTCAAGCCTTTGAAGGAGGGCGGTGGCGATGGTTCCATGGAATCTGTGGCACAACCCTTGCATACAAGATCGGCATCCAAACCCTCTGACGATTCTTCTACCTATTTAAGGTCACTCTTATGA
- a CDS encoding phytanoyl-CoA dioxygenase family protein: MTHLYQLPDSTVEDYQRNGAVVLRGVLSPQQVTLLTQGIEHNLQHLSPLAQVASKADDPGRFIEDFCTWQSNAAYEQIMRRSALPEVARALTQSSSVRIYHDHLLVKEPGTRQPTPWHQDQPYYNVSGRQNVSFWIPVDPVPLESTLRFVSGSHAGTWYMPRTFRDNQAKWFPDGTLAELPAIDAEPDRYRQLAWDLEPGDAVAFHMLTLHASGGVSPTHRRRVFSARYLGDDARHALRPWRTSPPFPGLDERLPDGAPMEDALFPML, from the coding sequence ATGACCCACCTCTACCAGCTTCCAGATTCCACAGTTGAGGATTACCAGCGCAATGGCGCCGTGGTGCTGCGCGGCGTTCTGTCGCCGCAGCAGGTCACGCTGCTGACGCAAGGCATTGAACACAACCTGCAACACCTCAGTCCGTTGGCGCAGGTGGCCAGCAAGGCCGACGACCCAGGCCGCTTCATCGAGGACTTCTGCACCTGGCAAAGCAATGCTGCCTACGAGCAGATCATGCGCCGTTCCGCCTTGCCGGAAGTGGCCAGGGCGCTGACGCAGAGCAGCAGCGTGCGCATCTACCACGACCACCTGCTGGTGAAGGAACCGGGCACACGCCAGCCCACGCCCTGGCACCAGGACCAGCCCTACTACAACGTCAGCGGGCGGCAGAACGTGAGCTTCTGGATTCCGGTGGACCCGGTGCCGCTGGAGAGCACGCTGCGCTTTGTCTCCGGTTCCCATGCTGGTACCTGGTACATGCCGCGCACCTTCCGTGACAACCAGGCCAAGTGGTTCCCGGATGGCACGCTGGCCGAGTTGCCCGCCATTGACGCCGAGCCGGACCGCTACCGCCAGCTTGCCTGGGATCTGGAGCCGGGTGATGCGGTGGCGTTTCACATGCTGACCCTGCATGCCAGCGGCGGTGTCAGCCCGACGCATAGGCGGCGGGTGTTTTCGGCGCGCTATCTGGGTGACGACGCCCGCCATGCGCTGCGGCCCTGGCGCACCTCGCCGCCGTTTCCGGGCCTGGATGAGCGCCTGCCCGATGGCGCGCCCATGGAGGATGCACTGTTTCCGATGCTATGA
- the kynA gene encoding tryptophan 2,3-dioxygenase, whose amino-acid sequence MHGASGQDGAHRTEQIVAEEKAQLDFSNNMSYGDYLHIDTILNAQHPLSPAHDEMLFIVQHQTSELWMKLMLHELHGAVRNIASDQMAPAFKMLARVSKIMEQLVHAWDVLATMTPPEYSAIRPYLGQSSGFQSYQYRCIEFAMGNKNAAMLKPHAHSAERLATVQAAFEAPSLYDEALKLLARRGIAVPQSHLERDWTQPYSASPEVEQAWLQVYRQPEKYWDLYQLGEELTDLEDAFRLWRFRHVTTVERVIGFKRGSGGTGGVSYLRKMLDVVLFPEIWTLRTAL is encoded by the coding sequence ATGCACGGTGCGTCTGGTCAGGATGGCGCGCACCGTACCGAACAGATCGTTGCCGAGGAAAAAGCCCAGCTCGACTTCAGCAACAACATGAGCTATGGCGATTACCTGCACATCGACACCATCCTGAATGCGCAACATCCGCTCTCGCCCGCGCACGACGAAATGCTCTTCATCGTGCAGCACCAGACCAGCGAGCTGTGGATGAAGCTCATGCTGCACGAGCTGCACGGCGCCGTGCGCAACATTGCCAGCGACCAGATGGCGCCGGCGTTCAAGATGCTGGCGCGCGTCTCCAAGATCATGGAGCAACTGGTGCACGCCTGGGATGTGCTGGCCACCATGACGCCGCCCGAGTATTCCGCCATTCGCCCCTACCTGGGCCAGAGCAGCGGCTTTCAGAGCTACCAGTACCGCTGCATCGAGTTCGCCATGGGCAACAAGAATGCCGCCATGCTCAAACCCCATGCACACAGCGCAGAACGCCTGGCCACGGTGCAGGCGGCCTTTGAAGCACCATCGCTGTACGACGAAGCCCTCAAGCTACTGGCGCGCCGTGGCATTGCCGTGCCACAGAGCCACCTGGAACGCGATTGGACGCAGCCCTACAGCGCCAGCCCCGAGGTAGAACAAGCCTGGCTGCAGGTCTATCGCCAACCCGAGAAGTATTGGGATCTGTACCAGCTGGGCGAGGAACTCACCGACTTGGAAGACGCATTCCGCCTCTGGCGCTTCCGCCATGTGACCACGGTGGAACGCGTCATTGGTTTCAAACGCGGCTCCGGCGGCACGGGGGGCGTAAGCTACCTGCGCAAGATGCTGGACGTGGTGCTGTTCCCGGAAATCTGGACCTTGCGCACGGCCCTGTAG
- a CDS encoding ABC transporter substrate-binding protein, with protein sequence MRKRLLLQSVAAASLLCSLILSHAQEAVFKIGLILPLTGPFASTGKQLEAGARLYLSQQGDTVAGKKVQLIVKDDTGVPDVTKRMAQELIVNDKVQVLAGFGLTPLAMATAPIATQAKTPMVVMAAATSSVTEASPYIVRTSFTVPQVVTILADWAIKNDIKKVVSLVSDYAPGVDSETFFNQRFTAQGGTVIEALRVPLRSPDFAPFLQKVRDAKPDALFTFVPAGVGAALMKQFVERGMDKTGIRVIAEGSVTDDDIVDGMGEVALGVVTAHHYSAAHNSPLNKRFVEAFGKANNGLRPNFMAVGAYDGMHVIVEAAKASKGAGNDALLQAMKGQSFESPRGPVSIDAQTRDVVHNIYVRKVERIDGKLWNSEVQTFTAVKDPGKAAK encoded by the coding sequence ATGCGCAAACGTCTGCTGCTCCAATCCGTCGCTGCCGCTTCCCTGCTGTGCAGCCTGATCCTGTCCCACGCACAGGAAGCGGTGTTCAAGATCGGCCTGATACTGCCGCTCACCGGCCCCTTTGCTTCCACCGGCAAGCAGCTCGAAGCCGGCGCACGCCTGTACCTCAGCCAGCAGGGCGATACGGTGGCCGGCAAAAAGGTGCAGCTCATCGTCAAGGACGACACCGGGGTGCCGGATGTGACCAAGCGCATGGCGCAGGAGCTCATCGTCAATGACAAGGTGCAGGTGCTGGCAGGCTTTGGCCTCACACCGCTGGCCATGGCGACTGCGCCCATTGCCACCCAGGCCAAGACGCCCATGGTGGTGATGGCGGCAGCCACCTCCAGCGTGACCGAAGCATCACCCTACATCGTGCGCACCAGCTTCACCGTGCCCCAGGTGGTGACCATACTGGCCGACTGGGCCATCAAGAACGACATCAAGAAGGTGGTGAGCCTGGTGAGCGATTACGCGCCCGGCGTGGACTCTGAAACCTTCTTCAACCAGCGCTTCACCGCGCAGGGCGGCACGGTCATCGAGGCCTTGCGCGTGCCCTTGCGCAGCCCGGACTTCGCACCTTTCCTGCAGAAGGTGCGCGACGCCAAGCCCGATGCGCTGTTCACCTTTGTGCCGGCCGGAGTCGGTGCGGCCCTGATGAAGCAGTTTGTCGAGCGCGGCATGGACAAAACCGGCATACGCGTCATCGCCGAAGGCAGCGTCACCGACGACGACATTGTGGACGGCATGGGCGAAGTTGCGCTCGGCGTGGTGACGGCACACCATTACTCGGCCGCGCACAACTCGCCGCTGAACAAGCGCTTTGTGGAAGCCTTTGGCAAGGCCAACAACGGGTTGCGGCCCAATTTCATGGCGGTGGGCGCCTATGACGGCATGCACGTGATTGTGGAAGCCGCCAAGGCCAGCAAGGGCGCAGGCAACGACGCGCTGCTGCAGGCCATGAAGGGCCAGTCCTTCGAAAGCCCGCGCGGCCCGGTCAGCATCGACGCGCAGACCCGCGATGTGGTGCACAACATCTATGTGCGCAAGGTGGAAAGAATCGACGGCAAGCTCTGGAACAGCGAAGTGCAGACCTTCACCGCGGTGAAAGACCCGGGCAAGGCGGCGAAGTAA
- a CDS encoding amino acid ABC transporter ATP-binding protein, translating into MSIVEIAGLRKSYGANEVLKGIDLQVTKGEVIAIIGKSGSGKSTLLRCINGLEDFQSGTLSVDGKPLLHHNAAAMRELRQHVGMVFQSFNLFPHLTVGKNIMLAPGLVKHKDAGANEAQARKLLQRVGLAEKFDAYGDQLSGGQQQRVAIARALAMEPAVLLCDEITSALDPELVGEVLRVVESLADEGMTLLMVTHEMNFARKVADRVIFMHQGLVHEMGKPEELFANPQTPELKQFLGALHA; encoded by the coding sequence ATGTCCATCGTTGAAATTGCCGGCCTGCGCAAGTCCTACGGCGCCAACGAGGTGCTCAAGGGCATAGACCTGCAGGTCACCAAGGGCGAAGTCATTGCCATCATCGGCAAGAGCGGCTCGGGCAAGAGCACGCTGCTGCGCTGTATCAATGGCCTGGAAGATTTCCAGAGCGGCACCCTGAGCGTGGACGGCAAGCCCTTGCTGCACCACAACGCTGCAGCCATGCGCGAGCTGCGCCAGCACGTGGGCATGGTGTTCCAGAGCTTCAATTTGTTCCCGCATCTGACGGTGGGCAAGAACATCATGCTGGCGCCCGGCCTGGTCAAGCACAAGGACGCCGGAGCCAACGAGGCGCAAGCGCGCAAGCTGCTGCAGCGTGTGGGCCTGGCCGAAAAGTTTGACGCCTATGGCGATCAGCTCTCCGGCGGGCAACAGCAGCGTGTGGCCATTGCCCGCGCCCTGGCCATGGAGCCGGCCGTGCTGCTGTGTGACGAAATCACCAGCGCGCTGGACCCTGAGCTGGTGGGCGAGGTGCTGCGCGTGGTGGAGAGCCTGGCCGACGAAGGCATGACGTTGCTGATGGTGACCCATGAGATGAACTTCGCCCGCAAAGTAGCGGACCGCGTCATCTTCATGCACCAGGGGCTGGTGCATGAAATGGGCAAGCCTGAAGAACTGTTTGCCAATCCCCAGACGCCGGAACTCAAGCAGTTTCTGGGCGCCTTGCACGCCTGA
- a CDS encoding amino acid ABC transporter permease, whose protein sequence is MNIQLDFAAVLSEWPLLLTGVAWTLALTIASVIVGTLLGIGCAWVRARGFGAALAPAWLKAPVGAYVELIRNTPFIVQLFFIFFGLPAAGFKLSAETASFIAMVVNLGAYATEIIRAGLEATPKGQIEAAQSLALSGRQTFVWVVLPPALKKIWPSLVSQIIIVMLGSSVCGQISTQELSYAADLIQSRNFRSFEAFIVVGTIYLALSVLMRHVLNWAGAKFLFGRR, encoded by the coding sequence ATGAACATACAACTTGACTTCGCGGCAGTACTCTCGGAGTGGCCGCTGCTGCTGACCGGCGTGGCCTGGACGCTGGCGCTCACGATTGCCTCGGTGATCGTGGGCACGCTGCTGGGCATAGGTTGCGCGTGGGTGCGTGCGCGTGGCTTTGGTGCCGCGCTGGCACCGGCCTGGCTCAAGGCGCCGGTGGGGGCCTATGTGGAGTTGATTCGCAACACGCCGTTCATCGTGCAGCTGTTCTTCATCTTCTTCGGTTTGCCGGCTGCGGGATTCAAACTATCGGCCGAGACGGCCTCTTTTATTGCCATGGTAGTGAACCTGGGTGCGTATGCCACCGAGATCATCCGTGCCGGGCTGGAGGCCACACCCAAGGGACAGATCGAGGCTGCACAAAGCCTGGCGCTGTCCGGCAGGCAGACTTTTGTGTGGGTGGTGTTGCCACCTGCGCTCAAGAAGATCTGGCCCAGCCTGGTGAGCCAGATCATCATTGTGATGCTGGGCTCTTCGGTGTGCGGGCAAATCTCCACACAAGAGCTGAGCTACGCGGCCGACCTGATCCAGAGCCGCAACTTCCGCTCCTTTGAGGCCTTCATCGTGGTGGGCACCATCTACCTTGCGTTGTCTGTGTTGATGCGCCATGTGCTCAATTGGGCCGGGGCCAAGTTTCTGTTTGGCAGGAGGTAG
- a CDS encoding amino acid ABC transporter permease — MVEFSLWDILRNLLLAVRWTVGLSLIAFIGGGVVGMLLVLLRQSRWSVVNNLVATYVQIFQGVPLLVQLFLAYYGLGLFGINTSPWVAAGMGLTLYTSAFLCEIWRGCIAAIPKGQWEASASLALNFYEQMRYIVLPQALKIAVPPTVGFLVQVIKGTALASVIGFMELTKVGKTIANATFSPFLVFSCVALMYFVLCYPVSLYAKHLERKIHVHR; from the coding sequence ATGGTTGAGTTTTCACTGTGGGACATCCTGCGCAACCTGCTGCTGGCCGTGCGCTGGACTGTGGGCCTCTCGTTGATTGCCTTCATCGGCGGTGGCGTGGTGGGCATGTTGCTGGTGTTGTTGCGCCAGAGCCGCTGGTCTGTGGTGAACAACCTCGTGGCCACCTATGTGCAAATCTTTCAGGGTGTGCCCTTGTTGGTGCAATTGTTCCTGGCCTACTACGGTCTGGGTCTGTTTGGCATCAACACCTCACCCTGGGTGGCGGCTGGCATGGGGCTCACGCTCTACACCAGTGCCTTTCTGTGCGAGATATGGCGTGGCTGCATCGCTGCCATCCCCAAGGGGCAGTGGGAGGCGTCGGCCAGCCTGGCACTGAATTTTTACGAGCAGATGCGCTACATCGTCCTGCCGCAGGCGCTCAAGATTGCGGTGCCGCCCACGGTGGGTTTTCTGGTGCAGGTCATCAAGGGCACGGCCCTGGCATCTGTCATCGGTTTCATGGAGCTGACCAAGGTGGGCAAGACCATTGCCAATGCCACGTTCAGTCCGTTTCTTGTTTTTAGCTGTGTGGCGCTGATGTACTTCGTACTGTGCTATCCCGTCAGCCTGTACGCCAAGCACCTGGAGAGGAAGATTCATGTCCATCGTTGA
- a CDS encoding transporter substrate-binding domain-containing protein, with the protein MKLVQSNKRHFLLAMVATGLFAASAAQAQTALDDILKSKVLKVAVQTDSAPYGFVGTDLKPMGLDIDMANYIGKKLGVSVELVTVVSASRIPALQTKKAELVIATLGKNPEREKVIDFTSAYSPFFQAVFGPKSASVKSFADLAGKTVGATRGAMEDQELTKLAPSGTDIKRFEDMNATVAAFASGQVQFVALGASVAANMMTKNPQLGAEYKLLIKESPNFIGVAKGEDKLKAKVNEILAEAKKSGELDALSKKWLGRPAGDLPL; encoded by the coding sequence ATGAAATTGGTTCAAAGCAACAAGCGCCACTTCCTGCTTGCCATGGTCGCGACCGGCCTTTTTGCAGCTTCTGCAGCACAGGCTCAAACCGCACTGGATGACATCCTGAAGTCCAAGGTGCTCAAGGTCGCCGTGCAGACCGACTCCGCGCCCTATGGCTTTGTGGGCACCGACCTCAAGCCCATGGGCTTGGACATCGACATGGCCAACTACATCGGCAAGAAGCTGGGTGTGTCCGTCGAATTGGTGACGGTGGTGAGCGCCAGCCGCATTCCGGCACTGCAGACCAAGAAGGCGGAGCTGGTGATTGCCACCCTGGGCAAGAACCCGGAACGTGAGAAAGTGATCGACTTCACTTCGGCCTACTCGCCGTTTTTTCAGGCCGTGTTCGGTCCCAAGAGCGCGAGCGTCAAGAGCTTTGCCGATCTGGCTGGCAAGACGGTGGGTGCAACCCGCGGCGCCATGGAAGACCAGGAACTCACCAAGCTCGCACCTTCCGGCACAGACATCAAGCGTTTTGAAGACATGAATGCCACCGTGGCTGCGTTTGCATCCGGTCAGGTGCAGTTTGTGGCGTTGGGTGCGTCGGTTGCGGCCAACATGATGACCAAGAACCCGCAACTGGGCGCCGAGTACAAGCTGCTGATCAAGGAGAGCCCCAACTTCATCGGTGTGGCCAAGGGCGAAGACAAGCTCAAGGCCAAGGTCAACGAGATCCTGGCCGAGGCCAAGAAGTCGGGTGAACTGGATGCGCTGTCCAAGAAGTGGCTGGGTCGTCCCGCTGGCGACTTGCCACTCTGA
- a CDS encoding nuclear transport factor 2 family protein produces MTSPEELAAQAQCRDVVLRAAEAVDDGDAQAFAALFAPDGVLVRPDGSHLQGRMAIAQVYASRDPDRLTQHLICNHRVTVDLAVGTAESHCKVLLWSGRRSAEASAKGRPADAMQQVGEMHDQLQRDTQGSWFIQKRIARFVFYSS; encoded by the coding sequence ATGACCTCGCCCGAAGAACTGGCAGCCCAAGCGCAATGCCGCGATGTGGTGCTGCGTGCCGCCGAAGCCGTGGACGACGGTGATGCGCAAGCCTTTGCTGCCCTGTTTGCGCCGGATGGCGTACTGGTGCGACCGGACGGCAGCCATCTGCAGGGCCGTATGGCCATCGCCCAGGTCTATGCGTCGCGCGACCCGGATCGGCTGACCCAGCACCTGATCTGCAACCACCGGGTCACCGTGGACCTGGCTGTAGGAACCGCGGAGTCGCATTGCAAGGTGCTGCTCTGGAGCGGGCGCCGGAGCGCAGAAGCCAGCGCCAAAGGACGTCCGGCAGACGCCATGCAGCAGGTGGGCGAGATGCATGACCAGTTGCAACGCGATACGCAGGGAAGCTGGTTCATACAAAAACGCATTGCACGCTTCGTCTTTTACAGCAGCTGA